The genomic stretch CTCCCCTGTGAAAGCCGATGTACTCCGTCTGGTAAACAATCGTCTTTCCGTCATGCAGGTGTATCGCTGAACTGAAAACGCTGTTGCACAACACAGGCAGAACGAGCTTACTGgtacaatgaaaaaaatggctagtaGTACTGGTACATTCCCAGAAAGCATCATCTCCCCCTCTCGGCGCAAAAACAAACGAAATGTGTGGGGACAATTTGACGCTTGCGAACATTTGttgataaaaaaaagagagagagagagaaaaaagtgaAGGTTTCGAAACAGCAACGTATTACAGACTACAACGGTACCTAAGGTACCTAAGACGGTATAGTTGTTTGGCGGCAGGTGCGCGAACAGGATTATAAAAGATTCCTCATCAGCAGCTTCAAAGCTTTCGATGACTCATCCCCAGCACTTAACCTTGAACCCAACAACAACTCTTGGGAAAAGTGGTGGCTTTCCCGGAAGACTCCCCACACCGTCCGACCTGTCATTCTCCCGTGACCGGTGTGTTTCCGTGTTAGTATCCTGTAGAgaagtttttgtttctttcggcGTGTGTGTTTCAGATTAAATAAGTGAAGAAGTCTttctcaaaaagaaagaaatcaaGACGAAGAAAAAAGTCCGTCAATATGTCCGTTGTATACCTTTAGCACGTTGCAGGAAAGGCCTTTCTATCAAACTGTAGCAACACTAAGCAAATGCTACACTGATACAGCGTTACTTGGAACCGTATTCACATAACTATTCAACCTCACACAGACAAAGTTTATTCGGAGCTCAATCAGACCCTGTTGGATTGTGCTAGCCGATACAAACACAAAGGCGATGCcgaaaaaatgaataaaaagaaaTGACGTGTGTAAAATTACTGCGTGTATAATTTCGTAGATAGAAAGCTCTCAATAGTTCGTGTCGTTACGAGCGAAAAGCAGCGAAAGCCCAAACGTTGGCGGCAGGAcacggcagcagacgacagtctgCTGCCGTGTCTTTCTCTGCCGTGTCGTTCTCTTTTTGCAGCTAACGAAATAAACCAACACCCCATGCATGCTTGAAGACTTCTACTTGTGTCGAAGATGTTCACGTTCAATTCCACGATATCGCGCCCATGCACCAAAGCAGggtagacaaagaaaaaaaaaaaaaaagaagaagaagaagaagaagggaggGGATTATGGGGGACCGGAATTGAGGGAGGAGCAGATCTGCCGTAAAATCGACCGAATTATCTTTCGCAACTGCTTTATTCACATCGGGCCTCGTCTTCCTGCCCCGGGAACCGCAACGACTGTAATAAGACTTCTGATCCCCGCCAATTCGCCTTCCTTCGTGTGTAAACGCAACATCCGCGACTCAAAACCACAAGCAGACGATAGCACTAAaacgtgaagcagacgacagcagatCGCGGTTCGCATCTCAAAACAGGctgagaaataaaaataatcccGCGGGCCCGCGTGGAAATAAAAGtcaataaacaaataaataagggGAGTAAAAGAAAATATACACGCGCCGCCAAAAGTGGGGCTTCTCCTTCCTGTCGTAAAAAGGCCTCCCCGCAAAGAGAGGGCTGTTTTTCATGCTGAACGAGAACGGCAGAAAATGCAGTGCCCTCCCTTCGTAACCTCCACCCGTATCAACGCGAGGTCAATGCTTGATTTCCCCCTCCGTGGAGTCGAAAGAGAAGGCGCTGTTTAGAAACACAAAGGTCGAACTTGGCGTGCTTACAAAAGATCACATAGATAATACTGTACCGCAGATTATGTGATAAATTGTAATCTATCTATGCCGGCTAAGTGCCGACGGTCGTGCTGGTATAGAAACTGTAAACAAGCATCTGCCTGGAGGGGGCTGAGGATGTGTAGCTCGGCTCAGTGCCTCGCTGACCGAACACATGTAAATAGAGCATAACTCACATGTCCAACAATGGATAAGGACATGTTGTAATTAAAGTTGATTAGCTTACGAACAAAACGAAGTTGTGGGAACAAATTATTCACGATATTGTGTACGTGGTGGTGGGGGAATCATTTTCTGCATTTCACGAAATCGTCTgcaacttttcatttttttcgtcAGTGCTATACCGAATGTTATCGGTGCCTTACTGATCACTCATTTTCCTCATGTGCCCCTAATGATAGGCGAAAGGGTTCAGTGACCTTCATACAATCTAACGGTTCTCAGTAGAGAATtaagcggctcatttgcacatTCATGAGGCCAACCGGTTTGCACAGTAGGGCACAAACATTACGAAGTTCGTATATTACGTATTGCTCGCCACCTGGGACGGTTCATAGATGACTGCCTTGAAAACATGTTTAGACGTGTGTAACGTAGCTTTCTGTGAAGAGCCTATTCTGGGAAACGGCGTACACCTGACCTCTCTGCCTTCAAGCCGCAGTAAAGTTTCTTGGGAACGTCCTAATAATCTAGACAGACAACGGTGACAGATGATGTGAAGTGGAGGCATTACAATGCTCAGCATTCCAGAATAAATATAGCGACCTCATTAagagtgaaagagaacgacTGCATGGACACCCGTCTTTTTACTTTAAAATAGAAGCAGGTAGTACGTTTGTACACACGCAACATTAATTGCTGATAAAACATGCCACAAAGATGTGCATTGTGTAACTGATGACAGTACAAAACTTGACAAGAGATCTCACATCTCGATCTCATTCCTACCAACAGTCCCGACGTGATTCCCCGGGGGACCTATCCTATTTCAGGAGGCCCGAATTCTCAGGTAAAACAAAAGATGTCATGAACCAACTGACGACTTAAACTGTTTTGTCATGCACAAACAGCAAGAAGAGACCATGATTTGCACCCGATATGGGTAACGCAAACGTTGACATGGAATGTTTACTACCAAAACCAATACTTGGACTTTACTCGCGCTAAGCGCTCAAGATTAGGCTTAACAAAGCCGCTCAAACGGCAAGACAGTGCAACGCAGAGTTCGTCAACATTAATAGAGATGTCTGCAACTTTACTGATGTGCATTGAAGAGAAATGACATACACGGTTCACGTGGTGCAGCACACGACCAAAAACACTCGCGCTTGTTGATAACATACAAAAAGTAAACTCACCCATAAAGGCAGGCACATCACAACAGCCAACTCTACAGTAATCGCAACGAAGGATGAAAGCGCGATTGTAGATTTAACAACTTTTTAAGCAGCTCCTATTTATCTAGTTAACCACTTTAATCATACAGTTGTGCAAATTATGCACGTTATTCACTGTAATTGCAGCATACCTGCGCGGATTAgtaaataaatatttattttcttttcagCGCCTAGTAAAGTCACCAAAGTCACCGCAAGAAGGCGCAAGATTCGAAGTTCGAGTGGTGCAGTATAGAGTACGTCTATCCAATATGAGTTGCTGCGCGCCTAAAAGATCGTAACATCGAATCGTAGAAACATCCCATAAATACTGCAAGCTACCCCAACAAAATTTATGTGCGCAGTCACACAAGTTTGTTTTCTGAGTAGCTTAGGAGGCATAAACAAAATATTGTTTGTGAAAGCTAACATGTAAGTGTATTGCTACGCGACATCGGCTAGCGGTGATATTAGCGTGTCCGGCATAATATAGCTGGCAGCACCGTCGCTCTTTTACGGTGTCATGTCTGCTTAGAATGATAGCGAAGTAAAATATGTGTAATAATATAGGCCGTCTGATCTTAAACAACGATAAAAACTAATATTTTAGCCGCAGGACAACAGCTTCTAGTCGGTGCAGCCCCGCTGTTGCGGTAAGCTTTCTTTCCTGTACTGTGTACGCCCTATTATTTGATATATGATGCTACGCTGCTCGCAATCGTGTACTCACGCTGGATCTCGCACAACAGCAAAATTCATCTTGGAGTAGCCCGATTTTGATTGAGTTCATTTCGTCTCTACGTTTAATTCGTTCCACAACGACAATTCTGACATGTACCGGCTTGATTAGCCGCGTAATGTTGGAGTGTGCAACATCCTTGTGGACTTTGAAACAGGTGTGCTCACTGTAAATCGAGCGATCTGTTTGGTATTTCTTGTCACTGAAAGCCTACTCAGTGCTGCACTACACATTTATGCAGGACGAGTGCATCATGTCGGCTTCAGCTATCTACATACTGGACTTGAAGGGCAAGGTAAGAAGCTGGCGTGTAAGGGTACCGGTAAAGCGTCACAATGCAACACACGCAGGTGCTCATATCCCGAAACTACCGGGGTGACATTGACTTAACCTCGATCGACAAGTTCATGACACTTCTGATGGAGAAGGAAGAAGAAGGCTGTGTCACTCCCATTCTTCGTCACGGAGAGGTGGCCTTCATGTACATCAAACACAACAATCTTTACTGTATCCTTCTGCGTCATGTTTCCGACATGGAGCACATGGTACATGCTCTGATTTCAAGGATGTGTGAGAACTTTGCAGCATCAGTGTCACTCAAAGCAACACACAAACATCATGAAATTTTCAGGCACCGTCAATTACGGAAGCATTGTCATGTCCTAAAGATGTAGTTTTGAAGTCTTCTCTGCTACAAAGCACATTTCGGAGTTATAAAAAACATTTTACGGAGAACAGAACCATACTTTGGCTGAAATACAACGAGCACTGTGGTGAAAACAAATAGTATGTGCTCGAAACGCATTGTGGAAACCTTAACTTCACCATCACCAGTGGTGGCAACATCAAAGAAGAACGCCAATGTGGCTCTTATCTTTGCTTTCATGCACAAGATAGTGACGGTAAGTGCGCACTGTCCCTTATAAATGGATGGAATCACAAAAATGTCTTTAACCTCCAGGTGTTCAGCGAATACTTCAAAGAACTGGAAGAAGAAAGCATCCGGGACAATTTTGTCATCATCTACGAGCTGCTGGACGAACTCATGGACTTCGGCTATCCGCAAACTACGGATAGCAAGATACTCCAAGAGTAAATGTCGCCTCCTTATTTACAGAAATGTCTTCGGTAGATATAAAGTGCTGATAAGAGTTTATGCCTAACACACACAGGTACATCACACAAGAAAGCCACAAAATGGAGATCCAACCCAAGCTACCCATGGCAGTGACCAACGCCGTCTCCTGGCGCTCTGAGGGGATCAAGTACAGGAAGAACGAAGTGTTCCTCGACGTTATAGAATCAGTCAACCTCCTTGTAAGCAGGCAATTCAAAGACAACTAACAGGATATACgtactagggcctgactttttttaGTTATATTTGCCAGCAAAATAGGGGGGCTCCGCCGTCTTCAGGAGTCTTGAGGAAGGCGGAGCACCCGCTGAAACGTCAATCGTTTTTCTGCAATGTTTTTACTCTATTAACCTTAACCAGATACTTAATTTCCCCTTCATCTCCGTCTCAGACTCGTTCCTTTATAttattttgtagcaatttgacTCTTTTCTCATCTGCTtccatacagggtgtttgctctaacgtgtccagaaatttaaagcgagcgataaaagaaaaggcaagtggtacttttcttcTGCTActcgagtaagaaacaggtactgctttaCTAGTAGTACCTGTTTCCTAGTCAAGTACCTGAAAAGTAGCGTTACTCTTTCATCGCTCGCTTTttaatataatttctggacacgtcagagcaaacaccctgtacatagaCATACACGTAAATGTACACGTTAATAAGGATGTTCCTTGCCCATGCAGGCGAACTCCAATGGCAATGTCTTACGCAGCGAAATTGTGGGTTGCATCAAGATGAGGGTTTATCTATCTGGAATGCCAGAGCTCCGCTTGGGTCTCAACGACAAGGTGCTCTTTGAGAGCACCGGACGTGAGTGCACGTCTCTTAATGTGATGTACTTCACGTGTCATTGCGTTCCCATACCCGTTTTATTTTTGGTGTAGGTGGCAAAAGCAAGTCCGTGGAACTAGAAGACGTCAAGTTCCACCAGTGTGTGCGGCTGTCGAGGTTCGAAAACGACCGGACGATCTCGTTTATTCCGCCGGACGGAGAGTTTGAGCTCATGTCGTACAGGCTCAACACTCACGTTAGTGTTCATTTTATCCAGCGTGAAATCAACGGTGGTTCAACCAACGGTGGTTCACACGGTAGGTGGATTTATGAAGTAATCGTGGCTTCTTGCAGGTGAAACCACTCATCTGGATTGAATCTGTCATTGAACGCCACGCTCACAGTCGAGTGGAATACATGGTCAAGGTGAGAGAATGCTGTTTGTTGTTTAGAGCTTGTTTTTTAGAACCTTGATATGTTTTTTCTTCCATGGGAGTGATGTGCTTAAAATTTCAAGTTATATGGGTTTGAACCGTGCAAAGCGTGTtgaaatttgtttatttaatatctaagcactctTCGGACGAAAAAAAACTTTGTCGAGTAATTTGTCTTCCTGTGCTGAACATAGTGGTTTCTGTTTCATAAATGGGAGTGAACCCGTATATCTTATGGGAGTGAACCCGTAAAACCCCAGAAAGTTGAACGGAACAATCCTTTTAGGCAAAGAGCCAGTTCAAGCGACGCTCGACCGCAAACAACGTGGAGGTCGTTATACCAGTACCCACGGACGCTGACACGCCCAAGTTCAAGACGACCGTCGGCAACGTCAAGTACGCCCCCGAGCAGAGTGCAGTCATCTGGAGTATCAAATCGTTCCCTGTACGTTCTCTATCTGGCTGAAACCACCGTCGTCGTCTGCATTTTGGGTGTTTCTCTTCTTAGGGAGGCAAGGAGTACCTCATGAGGGCACACTTTGGCCTGCCAAGTGTCGAGAGTGAGGAGACAGAGGGACGCGCACCAATACAGGTCAAGTTCGAGATCCCATATTTCACGACGTCAGGCATACAGGTAAGCAGCGAGCTCCGACTAGCTTTAATGTACAGTTGTACCACGTTTATCCAGTCCAGACGGCTTCTACTGTTTGGATAGCTGACACTTCcaaataggcgatttcagatattgcccttgtgcaccgcacgggggccctccgtcgcccaagtcacgcgcatcgcgcaatgcgttgtgggaaatggtttgcattcgtgctcgtctgcctgttgcttgaaggtgcgggaggtgaaggagagagaaaaccgaaaccgtttgcgctcttgttcttctctctgactcatgaaaactaaatcccaaggtgcaccggggctttcgcaacacggcgctctctggtgggccatccatgcaatttctgaaatcgtctattgatgAATGAAGTGTGGGAAAATGTGTGGCCTCTCACCCATCCCCAGTAACATAGCTAGAAAAATAtgtcgggaggggttctatgagAATTTTACCTTCCTCTTCCGTTTCCCCAATAAACAAATTACCTTGAAGAGGAAAATGCATAACGTGCATAAAAGAGCTCCCTTTCATGCCATATAAAAGTGTGCGAAAgacacagtaaaaaaaaaagtcttccGACACAGGTAATTTCTCGGTGTGTGTTCTTTCTCCTTACATGCATgcggcgagattttgctttatttttaattttctttctgcatCACCACGGCGCTTACAAAGAATTCCAacgaaacttcagataaatggctatcagtctgcaaagtttgggatgggccgAACCTAGTCTCGTATTTTTACgacgcgatcgaaatgtgtaacgtttgctagaataacgctgtagtaggtcgtgctctGAACCCTCAACTGTTTCTCTTGTAGGTCCGCTACCTGAAGATAATCGAAAAGAGCGGCTACCAGGCGCTGCCCTGGGTGCGGTACATCACTCAGAACGGCGACTACCAGCTGAGGACAAACTGAGCAGACAAACATTCCATTTGTATCTTACTCTGCCACCCCCCCCTTCCAGACTGCTCTCCTGCTCCAACACATATAACTAGCgtgctccccccccctccctagtaaattatgtaaaaaaaaaaatgtttgttcTGTGTTCAAGTTATAAAAGATAGTAGAAATCTCGAACATGTTCtcacatatttatttttgaCGAGACTATTCATTTGATAAAAttaataaaacaaataaaattaGTCGAATCGTGCAGAATAAATAGGTGACATCAACAAGACGAAATGCTGCTGTACGATGCGATGCTCAGCGTTCTACTTGAGGGGCATTCTGGAAAGAAAGTAACTCTGGTTTGTGTTGCGTATGCCAATGGACTTGTAAAATTGAACAATTCAAAGCTAGGTAGAAAACATCCAAGAGTCCAACCTGTGTGTTTGTGACGTACTGTCGTAAGCCTCTCACAACAGCGGCGAGAGCTACCGGGTCGATACCGTTTTCACACAGTCGAAGGCATATTGCGAGGGTTTCGGGGTCAAGGCCAGTATTTAACAGGTTTGATACCTCTTGAAGTACTGAAGCGAAAAAGAAAGTAAAGCTGACATTTTCCTGCATGTCGACGTGTTTGACATTCGTGATGATGCACCGCGCCAAACAACGATGTCCATCGATATGTGGTTCACAGCATATTTATTTTGAAGACTCCATCAAGGTAAGTTCACACGATCAAGTTGGAGATCAATTTGTTTAACACCTCCATAGCGTGTTCGAAGCTATTGCTGTCTGAACAAACCAACTACACAGCCGCCTGCAATACATGTCGTTACTTTTAATTCCCTGCGTTCAagcgttagcagacgacaacaatgTCACGTACTTTTCAATACAACTTCAAAAGCTCTAAGAACGAACGGAAACCTTTGTTACCTTCAAATGTTTCTTTGGCTTGAAATTTCGCATCACCGCCGGAATCCACCATGATTCTCGTGCAGGTTAGACGCTTCCTATTGGACAGTTCAAATAGGAGGTCGATGCTGATTGGTTGTTTCAAAaacttctttctttcctttttcaaaGGCCCGCACCGATTGGCGGCAGTTTTTAAAATCCAAGCACATGGATGTGCGAACTGCTTGCCATTGACCGCGCTGCATAGCTTTGCATTAGCAGGCTACTTGTAATCACTCCTACAGCCACAAAGGCACTGCACATGACTGACTTTTAAGTGTGAACGCGACCGGAAGCCTATTCAGCAACGAACTGTGATAGTAGAAGAAATATAACGCAACATTTTAGTGGCAATGACAGACTACAGCAGGTAAGTTTGCCAACGCTTGTATCGTTTTCAAATACGCGCATTTAGACTTCACCTTCCTTTCATTTCATGCAAGCATTGGTTGTGACAAAAGCCTATGTTTACGTTTACGTAACAGACAAGATTTTCTTTGCTGTCCAGTACACTTTGCACAGTTTGGACAACCCCTTAAACTGCTTATAGTTCCAGTTGAAGAGACGAAGCAGTTTGAAAATTTTGATGAAGTCTCGTAAAACTTTACAGACGTATAAGTTTACCATTCTTACTTTGAAAAATTGCGTAACTTCACCACTTGAATATGGGTAGTCATACGTACTGTTCCTTCCATTTTGTTGTATCTTTCGTTGTATCAAGTGGAGTACCCTGAAGAGGGATTGCTAGCCATGCTCCTCGACCAAAACCAAAGCAGCATCGAATCTTCTTTTGAAAAAAtggctaccccccccccccccccccccgcacacacacaatgaAGATTAATTTCTAATAATCATCCGCCGTAACATCATCACATGACATTGTTGCGAGATGCACACATACACTGCATTGCAATCGCAcgatttttatctttttatttccaaaacaaaaaaatttcaAGAAAACAAGGTGTGGACTGCAAGGcaaaacacacatacacactccATTAGCGACTGTTCAGACCACCTAGAATTCCTAGACTTGTGGacaacatttacattcttataAGAATTCTCACACACTTGGCATCTGCGTTGTTATCTTGCCCATTTTCCAAACAAACGTCTCGTCCTGCCCAggttgcagacgacacccactCGAACGACGTACTCCAGTACGGAGCGAACAAAGGGAGCACCTCACGGCTCGCACCCGACGCCCACGAGTCGCGTTCCAATCTATGTCCAGAGAAGTCCCAGAACCCCGGCGAATAAGCCTGGAGCCGGCTGGAAAAAGTGCAGCGTTCTCTGCACGAGCCCCTCCGAAACGGACCGGACGGCTTCCAACTCCACGTCCAACCCGTTTGATGTCGACCCTGACCAGCTGACGATGCCGTCTTGCTCGCCGTCTGTCTTTTCGTCGTTTTTCTCTTCAAAAAATAAACCGGGTTCTAGTTCCGTAAGTGGTTGTGTGAGAGACACGCCTGTTGTATCTCGTGCCAGTCTCTACTTGTTATCTACCAGAAAGCGTACGTCCATGCCCCCCTTTCTAGGCTGTTGACGTGATTTCTGATGAACCGTCGGTGCACGTCTAGCCTGATCGGAGGATTTTGATGCGTGTTGTTGTATTTGGTCTTACAATATTTGTTGTGCAACAATATCCGCGTTCTCAATTCTCTAATGTCCATACGATCAACGTAGGGGTGTAAATTCTTACGGAATGTTGTATTTGGCCTTACAATATTTGTTGTGCAACAATATCTGCGTTCTCAATTCTCTAATGTACGTACGATCAACATAGGGGTGTAAATTCTTACGGAATGTTGTATTTGGTCTTACAATATTTGTTGTGCAACAATATCCGAGTTCTCAATTCTCTCATGTACGTACGATCAACATAGGGGTGTAAATTCTTATGTAATGTTGTATTTCGTCTTACAATATTTGTTTTGCAACAATGTCCACATTCTCAATTCTCTAATGTAGATACGCTCAACTTAGGGGGTGTAAATTGTTACGTAGAACTGTCAGGTTTTTAATACAGCGGCACCTGCTACTGACAACGTTCACGGCGACGAAAAATCCCAgaaattttccaaaattcgcagaAGCTGTATCGACGCCGTTTTAACGTCTCGTGGTAAGCCACCTAATTTAGCTGCGAAACCTACTTCAAGGTTAACAACTTTGTTAATCCATGCATTTCATTAATTTACAGAAGCGGGTAAGCCCAACATATTTTAAAATGTTTTCAGCGTACCTTATTTgtaccaggggcggatttaaggctCTGTCatgtggggggtggggggggggagcatcatacaggagatagggtttttacatagggaacacagccATATGGGGGGGTCCCCCCCtattaaatccgcccctgaatATTACACACCCTAACGTACACCATTTTGAATTAACGCAACATGCTGCTAACCTTTGTTTATTCGCATTGTACAGAAAAAATCATTTCGGTGGTCGATTGAGCAACTGTCAACATTTTGGCCGGTGGACATCGATGAAGAGTCAATCCAGTATGTGTGCTCGAGGTACGCTATTTTGCTCTTCAAAATTGAGAATATACTTGCTTACAGGTCCTTACTGTCAGGTTCTTGTTGTTCCTTGTTTCCTCTCTTGTTGTTCAGGTTGTTTGTCAAAATCAGTAACAGTCAGTTTTCAATTAACAGGGACGACAACGAAGAATACGAGGTGCAATCGCAACAAGCCATTGAGAAGTACTTCTCTCAGAAAGACATTGTCCCGTCTCCGTGGGTTGTTTCCAACAAGAATGCAGTTCCGCTGAGTTCGTCGCCAATAAGCAGTGAGTACTTTCTAGATACGAAAATATGCCAGCTAAGAGAATTGTGCAATTTAAACGTGGGAAAACCTTGCAGCAGCCTCGTGCAAGACTGCAACCCGTCCCTTGCGTGACAGGAAGAGTCGAAAACGATCGGGTGAGTACGGCGGAAGGCAGTCGTTTGAAAGATTACGGGATATATCTTATCTCTGACTTTAGCTGCACATTAAAAAAGTTACTCGAATATAAAGCCCCTAGCTTTCCGTAAATTTTGCGGAATTGGCAGTGTCTTGCGGAACCTGCTGTTTCCCTCAGAATCGTGGAATCTTCAATAGGTTAGAGAATTATGTAAGGATTTCAATCTATCTGTGATGTTTTCACGGGTTAAACCCGATCGGTCGCGACTGATACTGCTGGCACTTACACTGTTGAATGTGTCGTGATGAAAAAAATTTATCAATTAAAATttacgaataaataaataataataaaataaatatagaataaaataaataaaaacgaataaaatttaaaaaaaatcatcaaaatttaaaaattaaaaaaatgttAAAAATTTAAAATCTAACAGGAACGCCCGGAGAGAAATTGGAGAAGTTACAAAACGCTGGAAAGCAATTGGGAGCAACATTTGTAAATCCCACTTTGTGGAAATTTTAATTTTCCACCGCAGAATGCTCGGGGCTTTACTCAGATGCCAGCATAGAGGATTGCAAATGGACATGCTGTATATATGTGTGACATTCAGGTAGTTTCATACAAAAATATTTACTGAAGAAAATCACACATATGTTGCACAAAATAGAGGGTGCCCCTTCATTCCAAATCCACCGGATCAACGTCCTTACAATATTCTACCACCTAAATTCCATATTTCCGTCTCTTTTTATTCAATGTacaattttttttcaactgAACTGTTTTGTTAAGGCTTCAAAAGTTTCATTACatcattcaactgttctgctaATTTTTCCAGTGTGGAGCCAGACTGTTCTTACAATTCCACCGTCCGTGGACGTGGAAGCTATTCTCGGTTAGTGTACAAAATAATTTCGAAATTTATTTTGCGTGTGTTGATTACTTGACTGTTATTTGTAGGTCAGTACTTTAAGTTTGACTGCGACCAACAGCAATCGGAGCCGCCGTCGGATCGTAGCATGTCGTTCCGCGATACTTCGAGCGGGTCGCTACGACGACGGCTCTTCTGCAATGGCATCAACGAACACAGCCCAGCTCCCGATGAGTAAGCATTTTGCTGGATGCATCTGATTTCTTCCAAAGAACACCGTTGCATAGACTgcacaaaatatttcaggaaGGCCACCACTTTTGCTTCTAGTCACGCGGAAGAATGCGGAAAAAATTGCTCACCGCAATCGGTAAGTGATTTTTCTcaagttttttttctctctctcgagTCACCCTTTTTTGCTGAAAAGAGaatttctttttaaaaaatcaGCTGAACCTGTGCTCAAGTCCGATTGGGCCGGTTCAAGCCAGCTTCCAAGCCGGCACACCAGACAGTGAGCCTATGCAGTTGTCCCCCATTTGTAGGACTGACAGACGGACCGCTCTTGGTGAGGTTTTTATGGATCTGTGTGGAGTGGCAATATTTCCTATTGTACAATACTGAACAAGTGTTTGTAATACATAAATTTTTATCGACGAATAAATGTTTTAGGTGACAGTGCCAAGAAAAGATCCGTGCCAATTAGGATTCCTTCTAAATGTAAGTTACTCCATGCACAACCCATTTTTGCTTAATGTCTCAATTCAACTGCGGAGACTGGGATCCAATACTGGACTGTGTCAGAATGTCCAAGGGATTGGGAGCGGACTTTTTGAGGCTTGAATGTCTTTGCATACCAGGTCAATCATCTTTAGTGGTTTTGGACGAAATCTGGCGCCATTTATGCATTCCGGTGTTATGGGGTTGCGTAAATAATATTTCGGACAAAGTGCATCAAATAACACTCATATtgccgatatttcaaacagagtaTGTTCTTCTAGGCCAAGGAGAACATTATCTATCCGAAATATATTGGCAGCTCGCTCCTGTCCTCCCCTTCCCTTAACACTACAATGTGCAAGTGCTTTCTGGTGGAGAAAGGTCCCATCAGATAGAGTGTCGTGTCCTTTTAGTCCACCAGAGTTGTTTCAGTAAAAATGAGGTTTCTGGTTGTCTAACTTGATGCATGATGTGTGTTTTTCATGTCATCCTTggtcgctttctttttttttttttaagttatgggTTAAAAGcggattta from Ornithodoros turicata isolate Travis chromosome 4, ASM3712646v1, whole genome shotgun sequence encodes the following:
- the LOC135390750 gene encoding AP-1 complex subunit mu-1 yields the protein MSASAIYILDLKGKVLISRNYRGDIDLTSIDKFMTLLMEKEEEGCVTPILRHGEVAFMYIKHNNLYLVATSKKNANVALIFAFMHKIVTVFSEYFKELEEESIRDNFVIIYELLDELMDFGYPQTTDSKILQEYITQESHKMEIQPKLPMAVTNAVSWRSEGIKYRKNEVFLDVIESVNLLANSNGNVLRSEIVGCIKMRVYLSGMPELRLGLNDKVLFESTGRGKSKSVELEDVKFHQCVRLSRFENDRTISFIPPDGEFELMSYRLNTHVKPLIWIESVIERHAHSRVEYMVKAKSQFKRRSTANNVEVVIPVPTDADTPKFKTTVGNVKYAPEQSAVIWSIKSFPGGKEYLMRAHFGLPSVESEETEGRAPIQVKFEIPYFTTSGIQVRYLKIIEKSGYQALPWVRYITQNGDYQLRTN
- the LOC135390749 gene encoding protein aurora borealis-like isoform X1 translates to MTDYSRLQTTPTRTTYSSTERTKGAPHGSHPTPTSRVPIYVQRSPRTPANKPGAGWKKCSVLCTSPSETDRTASNSTSNPFDVDPDQLTMPSCSPSVFSSFFSSKNKPGSSSKKSFRWSIEQLSTFWPVDIDEESIQYVCSRDDNEEYEVQSQQAIEKYFSQKDIVPSPWVVSNKNAVPLSSSPISTASCKTATRPLRDRKSRKRSVWSQTVLTIPPSVDVEAILGQYFKFDCDQQQSEPPSDRSMSFRDTSSGSLRRRLFCNGINEHSPAPDEKATTFASSHAEECGKNCSPQSLNLCSSPIGPVQASFQAGTPDSEPMQLSPICRTDRRTALGDSAKKRSVPIRIPSKCVHDTPEKSAPATPPDEEPSEMTSAGLQDTDMSTREKDPKTSDPFDSTSSSSSDIDSQCGRISLTGPRLSDMDTGYQTYNSNGKLDSINLRLPSVGCSRTGESGGWGSLVISQQTDSV
- the LOC135390749 gene encoding protein aurora borealis-like isoform X2 codes for the protein MTDYSRLQTTPTRTTYSSTERTKGAPHGSHPTPTSRVPIYVQRSPRTPANKPGAGWKKCSVLCTSPSETDRTASNSTSNPFDVDPDQLTMPSCSPSVFSSFFSSKNKPGSSSKKSFRWSIEQLSTFWPVDIDEESIQYVCSRDDNEEYEVQSQQAIEKYFSQKDIVPSPWVVSNKNAVPLSSSPISTSCKTATRPLRDRKSRKRSVWSQTVLTIPPSVDVEAILGQYFKFDCDQQQSEPPSDRSMSFRDTSSGSLRRRLFCNGINEHSPAPDEKATTFASSHAEECGKNCSPQSLNLCSSPIGPVQASFQAGTPDSEPMQLSPICRTDRRTALGDSAKKRSVPIRIPSKCVHDTPEKSAPATPPDEEPSEMTSAGLQDTDMSTREKDPKTSDPFDSTSSSSSDIDSQCGRISLTGPRLSDMDTGYQTYNSNGKLDSINLRLPSVGCSRTGESGGWGSLVISQQTDSV